One region of Halohasta litchfieldiae genomic DNA includes:
- a CDS encoding PspA/IM30 family protein produces MGILSRTSYVIRSKINALLNRSEDPGESLDYSYEKMRDELQDVKQGIADLTTQKKRLEIQKRRLEENVEKHNSQAREAVQQDRDDLARQALEKKKSKMSQIEELEGQIANLQDTQDNLVEKKNKLQGRIEEFRTKKETMKARYEAAEASTRVSEAMTGVGDEMDDVARSIERAEEQTDEMEARSEAMDELEDSGAFEDALSDKDSIDRELEELSSSREVDSELDTLKAEMGKAPAEEEPETDTEESTDLDEELNADGDVDVDAELEDAEVEAELDELKDDKS; encoded by the coding sequence ATGGGAATCCTTTCGCGCACCTCCTACGTCATCCGGTCGAAAATCAACGCGTTGCTCAACCGGTCGGAGGACCCCGGCGAGTCGCTCGACTACTCCTACGAGAAGATGCGTGACGAACTCCAGGACGTCAAACAGGGAATTGCGGACCTGACGACCCAGAAAAAGCGACTGGAGATCCAGAAACGCAGGCTCGAAGAGAACGTCGAGAAACACAACAGTCAGGCCCGCGAGGCCGTCCAGCAGGACCGTGACGACCTCGCCCGCCAGGCACTCGAAAAGAAGAAATCAAAGATGTCCCAGATCGAGGAATTGGAGGGACAGATCGCCAATCTCCAGGATACACAGGACAACCTCGTCGAGAAAAAGAACAAACTCCAGGGTCGCATCGAGGAGTTCCGAACCAAAAAGGAAACCATGAAGGCGCGCTACGAGGCCGCCGAAGCCTCCACGCGCGTCTCGGAAGCGATGACCGGCGTTGGCGACGAGATGGACGATGTCGCCCGCTCTATCGAGCGCGCCGAGGAGCAGACCGACGAGATGGAGGCCCGCTCGGAAGCGATGGACGAACTGGAGGATTCGGGTGCCTTCGAGGACGCCCTCTCGGATAAGGACAGCATCGACCGCGAACTCGAAGAGCTCTCCTCAAGCCGGGAGGTCGACTCCGAACTCGACACGCTGAAAGCCGAGATGGGGAAAGCACCCGCCGAGGAAGAACCGGAGACCGACACCGAGGAGTCGACCGACCTCGACGAGGAACTGAACGCCGACGGCGACGTCGACGTGGATGCCGAACTCGAAGACGCTGAGGTCGAAGCCGAGCTGGACGAACTCAAAGACGACAAGTCGTAA
- a CDS encoding acyltransferase family protein: MAKRIYSIDAMRIVAMLFVVMIHTDPFAGVTEYGNMITFVIKTTGRFAVPFFFITSEGVIE, encoded by the coding sequence ATGGCCAAGCGTATCTACAGTATCGACGCGATGCGGATCGTTGCGATGCTGTTTGTGGTCATGATTCACACCGACCCGTTTGCGGGTGTCACCGAGTACGGGAACATGATCACGTTCGTCATCAAAACCACCGGCCGGTTCGCGGTGCCATTCTTTTTCATTACGTCGGAGGGTGTCATAGAATAG
- a CDS encoding transposase, whose translation MATETLALFEHLEFDFLEEFDVFAPARRGRTRDHHPPALFRAFLHCYYKNVYGIRPVTRELQNTVVWLSCGFDRPPSRDAVDRFLTDLEHVVDEVFDRLVEQAACRGLLDLTYSIDSTDVRTMPADQDASKGYDPTAEEYYHGYGCTIVSTGQKIPIAAEFTESKQAPEETAMRVTCDALAVEKPIWMLGDSAYDTLGWHDHLLAAGVVPVAPYNARNTDDPKDIEYRVEARIDEHSEDVQLKQSTLDETYNRRSGVERTNDAVKDCGLGHVRARGRVHARAQVFLALCLRLVIAITNDERGDNPGSTVITL comes from the coding sequence ATGGCGACCGAGACGCTCGCGTTGTTCGAGCATCTTGAGTTCGACTTTCTCGAAGAATTCGATGTGTTCGCCCCCGCTCGCCGGGGGCGAACACGAGATCATCACCCACCAGCACTCTTCCGAGCGTTCCTGCACTGCTACTACAAGAACGTCTACGGCATCCGTCCAGTCACGCGAGAACTCCAGAACACGGTCGTCTGGCTCAGCTGTGGCTTCGATCGACCGCCGTCGAGAGACGCGGTCGATCGCTTCCTCACCGACCTCGAACACGTCGTCGACGAGGTCTTCGACCGCCTCGTCGAGCAGGCCGCCTGCCGCGGCCTGCTCGACTTGACCTACTCCATCGATTCCACCGACGTGAGGACGATGCCCGCCGACCAAGACGCGTCGAAAGGCTACGATCCAACCGCCGAAGAGTACTACCACGGCTACGGCTGTACGATCGTCTCGACCGGGCAAAAGATCCCGATTGCCGCGGAGTTCACCGAGAGCAAGCAAGCGCCAGAGGAGACGGCGATGCGCGTCACGTGTGACGCGCTCGCCGTCGAGAAACCGATCTGGATGCTTGGAGACAGCGCCTACGACACGCTCGGCTGGCACGACCACCTGCTGGCCGCAGGGGTCGTGCCAGTCGCTCCGTACAACGCACGAAACACCGACGATCCGAAAGACATCGAGTACAGGGTCGAAGCCCGCATCGACGAACACAGCGAGGACGTTCAGCTGAAGCAATCGACGCTAGACGAGACGTACAACCGCCGGAGTGGAGTCGAACGAACCAACGACGCCGTCAAGGACTGCGGCCTCGGGCACGTTCGCGCCCGAGGCCGCGTCCACGCACGAGCACAAGTGTTCCTCGCGCTGTGCCTTCGTCTCGTTATTGCGATCACCAACGACGAACGCGGAGACAATCCAGGAAGCACCGTCATCACGCTATGA